The Nitrosomonas sp. sh817 genome includes a window with the following:
- a CDS encoding DegQ family serine endoprotease, whose product MIHYRNFFIVLIAVLLMPLELQAQGNGVESLRQTGKAFAAVARKVSPSVVLIQVERETEAAQMSPFGIPFGDGQQFPFGDDFFKRFFGDRFPDMPRFNEPGKKQPGRQRSVVGQGSGFVFAAAKPGNKTYILTNNHVVEGNDKISVKFLDGREFAATIKGTDPKSDIAVIEIEASDLPAIPLGDYSELEVGEWVVAIGNPFGLSHTLTVGVVSAKGRTSLGINDYEDFIQTDAAINPGNSGGPLVNLDGEVIGMNTAIFSRSGGYMGIGFAIPINLVERIANQLIDKGEVVRGYLGIMIQPLTPDLAKSFDLSTDKGILVAQVTKNSPAEKAGLKPGDVILNFQGRPVSDTGEFRNRVAAEQPGSKVTFDIIRDGKQRTVSVNIDKLPDSKQVAQEGSQASDKLGITVQSITAETARQFGIKPGKGVIVTEVAPGSVAMMAGISRGSVILEVNRKAVNNAVEFDQAVKSSANNKVLMLVRDDDVSRYVVLSWR is encoded by the coding sequence ATGATTCATTATCGTAATTTTTTCATTGTGTTAATTGCCGTTTTGCTGATGCCGCTCGAATTGCAGGCGCAAGGGAACGGCGTTGAAAGTCTGCGGCAAACCGGCAAGGCGTTTGCAGCGGTGGCGCGCAAGGTGTCGCCGTCGGTGGTGCTGATCCAGGTTGAGCGCGAAACCGAGGCTGCGCAAATGTCGCCGTTTGGCATCCCGTTTGGAGACGGGCAGCAATTTCCGTTCGGCGATGATTTTTTCAAGCGTTTTTTTGGCGACCGCTTTCCGGACATGCCCCGCTTCAATGAACCGGGTAAGAAACAACCGGGACGCCAGCGTTCGGTGGTCGGACAAGGCTCGGGGTTCGTATTTGCCGCCGCCAAGCCGGGTAACAAAACCTATATTCTGACCAATAATCACGTGGTCGAGGGCAATGACAAAATCAGCGTCAAGTTTCTCGATGGCCGGGAATTCGCTGCGACTATCAAAGGCACCGATCCGAAATCGGATATCGCGGTGATCGAAATCGAGGCGAGTGATTTACCGGCGATTCCGCTCGGCGATTATTCGGAACTGGAAGTGGGCGAATGGGTGGTGGCGATCGGCAATCCGTTCGGCTTGAGCCATACGCTGACAGTCGGCGTGGTCAGCGCCAAAGGCCGGACATCGCTCGGCATCAACGATTATGAAGATTTCATCCAGACCGACGCAGCGATCAATCCGGGCAATTCCGGCGGGCCGCTGGTGAATCTCGACGGTGAAGTGATCGGCATGAACACCGCCATTTTCAGCCGCAGCGGCGGTTATATGGGTATCGGTTTTGCGATTCCGATCAATCTCGTCGAACGCATTGCCAATCAATTGATCGACAAAGGCGAAGTGGTGCGCGGGTACCTCGGCATCATGATCCAGCCGCTGACGCCCGATTTGGCGAAATCGTTCGATTTGAGCACCGACAAGGGCATTCTCGTCGCGCAAGTGACCAAGAATTCACCGGCTGAAAAAGCGGGTCTCAAGCCCGGCGATGTCATTCTCAATTTCCAAGGCCGTCCGGTCAGCGATACCGGCGAATTCCGCAATCGCGTTGCGGCGGAACAACCGGGCAGCAAAGTGACGTTCGATATCATCCGCGACGGCAAACAGCGCACGGTTTCGGTGAATATCGACAAGCTTCCCGACAGCAAGCAAGTTGCGCAGGAAGGATCGCAAGCCAGTGACAAGCTGGGTATCACGGTGCAATCGATTACCGCCGAAACGGCGCGGCAGTTCGGCATCAAACCCGGAAAAGGCGTCATCGTCACCGAGGTGGCGCCCGGATCGGTCGCGATGATGGCCGGCATCAGCCGCGGCAGCGTGATTCTCGAAGTCAACCGCAAAGCGGTTAACAACGCTGTCGAGTTTGACCAGGCGGTGAAAAGCAGCGCCAACAATAAAGTATTGATGCTGGTGCGGGACGACGACGTATCGCGGTATGTGGTGCTGAGCTGGCGATAG
- the yaaA gene encoding peroxide stress protein YaaA, whose protein sequence is MIIVISPAKTLDFETPALTQTHTQPDFLDDSALLIDALRKLDPSQIGAMMSISPKLATLNSNRYFAWKRPFTLNNAKQAIFAFQGDVYTGLDADTLTDAEWMFAQQHLRILSGLYGVLRPLDLMQPYRLEMGTAFTNPRGSNLYEFWGDKITQALNRELQKQQHAILINLASNEYFHSVKPDQLSARIITPIFKDEKNGKYKIISFFAKKARGMMSRFIIQNRLTDPEGIKNFTAAGYRFSAGDSGEDGWVFTRAESKSA, encoded by the coding sequence ATGATCATTGTTATTTCACCGGCAAAAACGCTGGATTTTGAAACGCCGGCGTTGACACAAACGCACACGCAGCCGGATTTTCTCGACGATTCGGCGCTGTTGATCGATGCATTGCGGAAACTCGACCCCAGCCAAATCGGTGCGATGATGTCGATCAGCCCGAAACTGGCAACACTCAATTCCAATCGTTATTTCGCCTGGAAACGCCCGTTTACACTGAACAATGCGAAGCAGGCGATCTTTGCATTCCAAGGCGATGTCTATACTGGCCTGGACGCCGATACCTTGACGGATGCTGAATGGATGTTCGCGCAACAGCACTTGCGCATTTTGTCGGGACTTTACGGCGTGCTCCGGCCGCTCGATTTGATGCAGCCGTACCGGCTGGAAATGGGTACTGCGTTTACAAATCCGCGCGGCAGCAATCTCTACGAGTTCTGGGGCGATAAAATCACCCAGGCATTGAACCGGGAATTGCAAAAACAGCAGCATGCGATTTTGATCAACCTGGCGTCGAACGAGTATTTTCACTCGGTCAAACCGGACCAATTAAGCGCCCGCATCATCACCCCAATCTTTAAAGACGAGAAAAACGGCAAGTACAAAATCATCAGTTTCTTCGCCAAGAAAGCACGCGGCATGATGAGCCGCTTTATCATCCAAAACCGCTTGACCGACCCTGAAGGCATCAAGAATTTCACCGCGGCGGGCTATCGTTTCAGCGCGGGCGACAGCGGCGAGGACGGTTGGGTGTTTACCCGCGCCGAGTCAAAATCCGCCTAA
- a CDS encoding nuclear transport factor 2 family protein — protein MDNRSFTELAKNYVTLSNHHQLDLIKPLFAADATYYSEFFGEYRGSAAIHEMMLRFFSRFPDAHWDVPGYREIENNGVEFDFKMSGSDAESGEKVNRCGLEKIYFTAEGLIRHIVVLKPEK, from the coding sequence ATGGATAACCGTTCTTTCACCGAATTGGCAAAAAACTACGTAACTTTGTCCAATCATCACCAACTGGATCTGATTAAGCCCTTATTTGCCGCCGATGCGACGTACTACTCGGAATTTTTTGGCGAATACCGCGGCAGTGCCGCGATTCACGAGATGATGCTCCGCTTCTTCAGCCGCTTTCCCGATGCGCATTGGGACGTGCCCGGCTACCGGGAGATTGAAAACAACGGTGTCGAATTCGATTTCAAAATGTCCGGCAGCGATGCTGAATCCGGCGAGAAAGTGAATCGATGCGGTTTGGAAAAGATTTACTTCACGGCGGAAGGATTGATCCGGCATATTGTTGTGCTCAAACCGGAAAAGTAA